The genome window AGTTCGTGTTGATGCCGTCGTGGATCTGGGCGATCTTGTGCCTGAATTCCTGCGGGAACTGGCTCTTCTGCCACAGGGTGGGGCTGATGCCTCCGGCGCAGGAGGTTAGGTCGTGCAGGATGGCGGTGTTGCGCATGCGGATCAGGGCCTTTTCCGAATCGCTGCGCTCCCGGCCGTCAAAGGTGATCTCCGGGCCGTCCGCGTTGTAGTACCATTCGTAATAGGCCAGGAACGGAGCCCGGGGAAAGATGTCGCGCAAAAACAGGGTCTGGCCCCAGCCCGAATGGCCCACCACGATGTCGGGCTCGAATCCCTGCTTTTTGAGGTTGCGGCAGGCGGCCAGGAGTCCGGTCCCGTAGCGCACGGCCTCGTCGTGGGTCTGCTGCATGGGGGAAAGCGCCTGCCCGCTGGCCGGGCTCTGGGTGAAGACCGCCTTTTTCACGCCCGGGATGTCCCATTCCAGGCGCGGGTTGGTGGTGGCGAAGATTATTTCGTTGTTCGGGTCCTTGCCCAGGTGTTCGGCCATGTGCCGGAACTGGGCCGGGAAGTTCTTGTGCGTGAACAGGATGCGCATGAATCAGTTCATTGTCCCGTGGTAAAGGGAAGAGCCCAATGGAAAAACACGCCCCGGGCGGGGGCATGCTTCCGGTCCTGAGTCGTCTGAGTTTTTTTGCCATGATTTCCGGGGAATAGCCAGGCCTGGCATGCGGCGGGAGCGCATGGCTGTCGTCCGGCCTAGTCTCCGTTGTTCGGCGCGCCGTGGATGCAGCGGCGGATGTATTCCTGTAGTTCCTTGCGGTCCAGGGGTTTTGCCAGGAACAGGGTGGCCCCGAGTTCCAGCAGGTTGGAGATTTCGCTGATGCCCACCACGGCAGACATGATCACGATGGGCAGCTTCATGAACTGCTGGTCGCCGCGCAGGGTCTGGATGAGCTGGCGTCCGTCCATTTCCGGCATCATGATGTCCGTGAGCAGCATGGAGAAGTCGTTGCCGGCCATGAGCGCCTCATAGGCATGTTTGCCGTTGGGGCTGACAAACGCGGTGTGTCCCATCTCCTCGACAATCTTTACTGCGAGTTTCTGCGATATCCTGTCGTCTTCCGCTATGAGAACCTTGGCCATGAAGTCCCTCCGTCCCTTGCCCGGGTGAAAATGTCCGTATGCACTGGGCGTATTGCTATCTGTGGTTGTATGACAGGAAACGTAGCATTGTGGATGAATTAGGTAAAGAAGGCTGACGTTAGAATGTTTGAAAGGTATGAAAAAAGGGCCCGTTTCGGGCCCTTGGCTGGTGGGTTTTAGGATTTTGCAATGGTTACGGAGTCCTCGAAGGTGCAGGTCATGCAGAAACGGTCGCCGTGGGCCTCGAAACAGAATTCGTTGCCCGGGAAAAGTGTCGCCGCGGGGGCGAAACCGTCGTTGAGCATGATGTCCTTGGCTTCGCCGTTGGACTCGAACCGTACCGTGGTGCCGTCACTCAGGGTGAGAAGTTCCCCATGATGAAATTCCAGCGGAAGATCGCTTTCCTTGAACTGTGACATGATGCCTCTCCTTGTTGGATAAATTTGCCCTATTGCATAGGACAATAAACCACGCCATATGTCAAGGAATACGGGGTCGGCCTTTTCTTGGGCTATGATTTTGTGCAGTATTCGAGTATGTTTGCACAGGCTGCCGGGAGCGGGTCCGGCAGCCGCGAATTTCCCCACGACGAGCAGGAGCGATCGAGTGGCAGCCAGATTTCTCGTTTTCGATCAGGACACGGATATCCGAAGATTGCTGAGGGACATCCTCGAGCTTCAGGGGTACGAGGTGCTGGAGGTCTCACGACCGGATTTCGCCCTGGAGGCGCTGGCCGCAAGGGAGGTCGACGTGTGCCTTGCCGAGGACATGGCCGTTCCCGGGGCCCATGGCGGGCTGCTGCAGATCGCCCAGGAACGCGGCTATGCCTCTCCCTTCCTGCTGCTGGTGGATCAGGATTCCGTGGAAAAAGCGCTGGAATCCCTGCCTTTGGGGGCCTTCGGCTTCCTGCGCAAACCCGTGGACAGGGCCCAGCTCATCAGCCTGGCCTACCGGGCCGTGGAGTGTTCCCGGACCAGACGGGAAACCCGTGTCCTGGAACACCGGCTGGAAGGGCACAAGGAACTTTTCCGCAACATGATCGACGGGTGCGACATGCCCGTGGTCATCCTGGGCAGCGGCCTGCGCATCGGCGACATCAACAAGACCGCAGCGGCCCTGCTCGGAAGCTCCACCGCGTCCCTGCTGGGCAAGCCCTATTTCGAGCTGCTCTCCGAGGATGTGGCGGCGCCGCTGCGCGCGGCCATCGACGAGGTGCGCGCGGCCCGGGAAAGCCGTACCGTGGAGGAGCGGCGTTCCGGGGCCATTTATGAAACTTCGGTCAAGCCCGTGCTGCGCGACGGCGTCATTGCCGGTTTTGCCCTCATGTCCCGGGACATGACCGCCCAGAAACGCTCCGAGCAGGAACTCATCGAAAACGAACAGCGCTACCGCAGCGTGTACGAGGCGGCCCGCGACGCGATCCTCATGGTTCGGCGCTCGGACGGGCGCATCCTGGACAGCAACGACGCGGCCCTGCGCCTGTACGGTTACACCAAGGGCGAAATGCTGGGGCTGACCTTTGTGGATCTTTCGGCCGAAGCGGAAAAGACCCGCGCGGTCCTGAGCAACGGCGTGGAGTTCGTTCCCTTGCGCCAGCACAGGCGCAAGAGCGGCGAGGAATTTCCCATTGAGGCGTCCCTGAGCCACTTCATGCTCGGGGGCGAGGCCGTGGCCACGGTGTTCATCCGCGACGTCTCCAACCGCCGCGTGGTGCAGGAGGCCCTGCGCGAGGGCGCCCTGCTTTACCGGGCCGTGGTGGAGGACCAGACCGAACTCATCTGCCGCTTTGACATCGAAGGGCGGCTGACCTTCGTGAATCCTGCCTATACCATCTTTTTCGGCGGCGACGAGGAGGCCGTCCTGGGCACGTCCTGCCTGACCCGCATTGTTCCGGACGAACGCGAAACCATGCGGCAGTGGATCATCAAGGTGACGCCCGAACATCCGGTCATGGCCGTGGAGCAGCGCAACCTGCGCTACGACGGGGCCGTGCGCTGGATGCGCTGGATCCACCGGGCCATTTTCGACCACAAGGGAATCCTTAAGGAATTCCAGGGCGTGGGCCGCGACGTGACCGACCGCAAGGAAGCCGAGGTGGCGCTTATCAAGGCCAACCAGGAAAAGGAGCAACTGCGGCTCAATCTAGAGGCCACCTTTCGCAGCATCCCGGACGCCATCATCACCGTGGACAGCGACATGCACGTCATCGCCACCAACAGCGCGGTGACGCCCATATGCAACATCGAGCGCGAGACCGCCACGGGGCGGCAGCTGCGGGAAGTCATGCATTGCGAGGAAAACCCCTGCGTCAGCGTACTCGAACAGGTCCTGCGCACGCGCAAGCCCGTGCGTGGGTACGAGGCCCAGTGCGCCTGCCGCGGCGACACGGAGCGGATGGTCGAACTCAACTGCTCCCCGCTCATTGACGAGCACAAGCGGTTTTCCGGTGCGGTGCTGGTCATCAAGGACATCACCCGCATCGCCCACCTGGAAAAGCGTCTGCAGGAACGGCACGGATTCCGGGGCATCGTGGGCAAGAGCGAAAAGATGCAGGCGGTCTACCATCTGCTGGAACAGCTTTCGCCCCTGGACTCCACGGTGCTCATCACCGGCGAATCCGGCACGGGCAAGGAACTGGTGGCCGACGCCCTGCATTACGGCGGGCCGAGGGCCAGCCGCCCCATCGTCAAGGTCAACTGCTCGGCCCTTTCCGAGAGCCTGCTGGAGAGCGAACTGTTCGGCCATGTGCGCGGCGCGTTCACCGGAGCGGTGCGCGACAAGGTGGGGCGCATCGAGGCCGCCCAGGGCGGCACCCTGTTCCTGGACGAGATCGGCGACATTTCCCCGCTCCTGCAGCTCAAGCTGCTTCGGTTTCTGGAACTGAAGGAGTACGAACGGGTGGGGGATTCCAAGACCCGCAAGGCCGATGTGCGCATCATTGCGGCCACCAACGTGGACCTGCTTCGCAAGGTGCGCGAGGGCACCTTCCGCGAGGATCTCTATTACAGGCTCAACGTCATGCCCGTGAACCTGCCGCCCCTGCGAGAGCGTGACGGGGATATCCCCCTGCTGGTGGATCATTTCCTCCAGATGTTCTGTTCCTCCTTCAAGAAGAACATCTCCGGGGTCGGCGCGGATGTGCTGGACCTGTTCATGCGCCATTCCTGGCCCGGCAACGTGCGCGAGTTCAAGCACATCATGGAGCATGCCTGCATCCTGGCCCCGGAGGGGCGCATCGGCATCAATCACATCCGCAGCGACCTTGTGGTGGAATTGCGCACCAAACCTCGGGTGCAGCACGTGCGCAATGCCGTTCCGGCCAAGGCCGGGCGGGAACAGATACTGGATGCGCTGGCCAGCGCCGGCGGCAACAAGGCCAAGGCCGCCAAGCTGCTGGGCATCCACAGGGCCACCCTGTACCGCAAGATGGAACAGTTCGAGATCGAGTAGCAACCGTCTTTGCGACAATTGTCGCATGTTCGCGATTTGTGTCGCATACATGTCGCATGCATGTCGCAATGTTCGGTCTGCGACACTGGGCTTCTGTTCTTATAACCTCCTGATATCGCATGGTTTGTTAGAAAAAATCTAAACACATGAGCGCATTGCTCACGTGTTCATTTGTAATGAGCTGAAATAATAATGGATTCATTTGACAGCAATGGCGGGTGATTTGCGCGAAAACCCTCCTCCCGAGGTCTGGTTTCGCCCTGTGAGGCACAGTATTTGGAAAGACTGGGGTGTGTACCTTCAAAAAGAGGGTTTTACCATGGTCAAGTCCATCACCCCCCAGGACATGGTCAAGGAGGTCGTTTCCTCCACCAAGCCGATGCTTGTGGCCTTTCTGAAGCAGGGCCAGCGGCAGCGGGAGCAGTTGGAGCTTCTGGACCGTGCGGAACGCCGCTACGCCCGCAGCGTGGACTGCTATCTGTACAGTGACGGTTTTCTGGAAACAGGCATGCGGCAGCATTTTGTCAGCGGCACGCCCACCTACCTTCTGTTCCAGGACGGTTGGGAGGTGGATCGTCTCATGGGCTGTTCGGACGACGACATGCTGGACAGCTTTCTTCGTCGCAGCTTGAAGCGGAAGGATTGATCAACGTCAGTTGCAATGGATTGAAATAGAAAGATTTTGATTGTTTTTATGCCTGCCGGGAATCGCGTGCGGCGATTTCCAGGACCGGGCAGTGCGCCTGCCTGAGCGTGTCCACCAGATCCTTTCTGAATTTTGCCAGCATCCCCTTGGATTTCGGAGCCCCGCAGAGAATCCGGTCAGGTCCGTATTGGTGCAGCAGCCCTGCCGCGGCCCGTTCCGAATCCACGTTTTCCAGCAGTTTGAGTCCCCAGAGCAGATTGTGCTCCCGGCACTGGCGCAGGCCGTTTGCCAGGGTGCGGAACAGGTGCGCCTTGAATTGCTCCATCTCGCCATAGGCCAGTTGGATGGGGATGAGGCTGACGAAGAGCAGGGCCGCCTGCTGCGAACGGGCCTGGGAAATGGCTTCCTCAAACAGGGAGGGCGCATTGCGGTCCGGCTTGATGAAGACCATGACGCGCTGCTTCGGTTCCCGGGGGATGCTCTGCGGAATGGGCGTATCCGGCTCCGGATCGAACGGCGTGCGCGCATGGTTCGCCAGCTCGGTCCGCACCTCGGCCATGCCGGGCCTGTTGGCCGCCCGGGAGTCCAGGCAGGCTTCCATGAGGGCCAGGACATCCGGCGGCGCGGAGATGGCGGGGGCGAGGATGTTCAGGAATTTATGCGCCAGGGGAAGGGGCCCGGCCCAGCGCCGCAACCGGCTGGGGTGGCGGCCGGTGAGCAGATATTGGAGCAGGCCGCCGAAGGAGTATACGTCCGTGGCCGGCTCCCGACCCTGGCCCGCGATGAAGTCGGGCGGAACATAGCGCCAATCCAGGGCCGGACGTTCGCAGCCTCCCCAGATATCTTGCCATTCGCTGCGCAGGGACTGGCCGAAATGGCGCAGGAGCGGGGTGTTGTCGCGGGGATCGCAGAGCACGCTTTCCGGCCCCAGGTTCAGGTGCGCGGTTCCGTCCCGGTGCAGGACGCCCAGCAGCGCGGCCAGCTTGTACGCCAGGTCAAGGGCTTCGTTCATTGCGAGTGGATGGCGGGCCAGGTGTTCGCCAAGACTGGGGAGCCTGGGGTTGGGAAGGATGACTCCGCCCTCCCATTCTGCGCAGGCGCGCACAAAGGACGGGTGCTCGGGAAGGTGGGCGTAGCGGGCCTGGTGCTGCCAGGCCAGAAAGGCCGGGGTGCGCACGTCGTAGAACTGCCGCAGCTCGAACGTCCGCCATTCCCGGGTGGCCTGGTAACGGCGGTTGCCCGGGATGGGCGGCAGGCGGTGTCCCACCACGAATCCTCGGATCAGGCTTCCCTGACGCAGGGCGTCGGGGACCTCCCGGCGGATGGCCATTTCCTCTATACGGGCCCACATAGGCGCTCCCCCTTGCGGGCAGTACAAGCAATATGGGGAGCGTGGACAATTATTATAAATGCGCCACGCACCCGCCGGGTGGACGAACCCGTGCGATCCCGGCCGCTAGAAACCGGGCTGGCTTTCCACGTCGGGCTCCCGGTATTCGCGGGAATCGTTGCGGCGCAGAAATCCGTAGCTTGCCGCAAACACGAAGACGCAGCTCAGCCAAGTCAGGAAAAACGGATGGCTCCACTGGATGTCCAGCCACCAGTCCCCCGGGTGTCGTGCAGCACGGAGAGGAACCTCCCGGGCAGCTCGTAGATGACGGCCAGGTACTGGTAGAGGAGCACTGCGGCAAAGGACAGATAAGCGGTTGCATTGAAGCCCACCCACAGATGCCGGACGAAGTTCTTTGCGGTCTTGTTCATGGATTCTCCTTAGTTGACATAGAACCAGAAACCGATGGCCAGCACCACGATGAGCAGCGTCTCCAGCACGGTCAGCTTGAGCATGAAGGAACAGATGCGCCGCTGGGTCGGATTCATTTTGAGCATGATCCTGTTCATGACGAAGCGCCAGAAGCGGTGCTTGAGGGAGTCTTCCCCGTGGAGCCGGTAATATTCCCTCAGGCTGGGCAGCCAGTAGCGCACCAGCCGCTCGGCCTTGGCCGCGTCGAGCCTGCAGCCTGGCTGCTGCGTGAATTCGTAGGCCAGCTCTGCATTGCCGTCCGGCCCCTTGCGGGCCAGCAGGGTAAGGCCTATGGACGGGAAATCGGCCGACCATCGTC of Salidesulfovibrio onnuriiensis contains these proteins:
- a CDS encoding response regulator; its protein translation is MAKVLIAEDDRISQKLAVKIVEEMGHTAFVSPNGKHAYEALMAGNDFSMLLTDIMMPEMDGRQLIQTLRGDQQFMKLPIVIMSAVVGISEISNLLELGATLFLAKPLDRKELQEYIRRCIHGAPNNGD
- a CDS encoding sigma 54-interacting transcriptional regulator, encoding MAARFLVFDQDTDIRRLLRDILELQGYEVLEVSRPDFALEALAAREVDVCLAEDMAVPGAHGGLLQIAQERGYASPFLLLVDQDSVEKALESLPLGAFGFLRKPVDRAQLISLAYRAVECSRTRRETRVLEHRLEGHKELFRNMIDGCDMPVVILGSGLRIGDINKTAAALLGSSTASLLGKPYFELLSEDVAAPLRAAIDEVRAARESRTVEERRSGAIYETSVKPVLRDGVIAGFALMSRDMTAQKRSEQELIENEQRYRSVYEAARDAILMVRRSDGRILDSNDAALRLYGYTKGEMLGLTFVDLSAEAEKTRAVLSNGVEFVPLRQHRRKSGEEFPIEASLSHFMLGGEAVATVFIRDVSNRRVVQEALREGALLYRAVVEDQTELICRFDIEGRLTFVNPAYTIFFGGDEEAVLGTSCLTRIVPDERETMRQWIIKVTPEHPVMAVEQRNLRYDGAVRWMRWIHRAIFDHKGILKEFQGVGRDVTDRKEAEVALIKANQEKEQLRLNLEATFRSIPDAIITVDSDMHVIATNSAVTPICNIERETATGRQLREVMHCEENPCVSVLEQVLRTRKPVRGYEAQCACRGDTERMVELNCSPLIDEHKRFSGAVLVIKDITRIAHLEKRLQERHGFRGIVGKSEKMQAVYHLLEQLSPLDSTVLITGESGTGKELVADALHYGGPRASRPIVKVNCSALSESLLESELFGHVRGAFTGAVRDKVGRIEAAQGGTLFLDEIGDISPLLQLKLLRFLELKEYERVGDSKTRKADVRIIAATNVDLLRKVREGTFREDLYYRLNVMPVNLPPLRERDGDIPLLVDHFLQMFCSSFKKNISGVGADVLDLFMRHSWPGNVREFKHIMEHACILAPEGRIGINHIRSDLVVELRTKPRVQHVRNAVPAKAGREQILDALASAGGNKAKAAKLLGIHRATLYRKMEQFEIE
- a CDS encoding thioredoxin translates to MVKSITPQDMVKEVVSSTKPMLVAFLKQGQRQREQLELLDRAERRYARSVDCYLYSDGFLETGMRQHFVSGTPTYLLFQDGWEVDRLMGCSDDDMLDSFLRRSLKRKD
- a CDS encoding protein kinase domain-containing protein, translated to MWARIEEMAIRREVPDALRQGSLIRGFVVGHRLPPIPGNRRYQATREWRTFELRQFYDVRTPAFLAWQHQARYAHLPEHPSFVRACAEWEGGVILPNPRLPSLGEHLARHPLAMNEALDLAYKLAALLGVLHRDGTAHLNLGPESVLCDPRDNTPLLRHFGQSLRSEWQDIWGGCERPALDWRYVPPDFIAGQGREPATDVYSFGGLLQYLLTGRHPSRLRRWAGPLPLAHKFLNILAPAISAPPDVLALMEACLDSRAANRPGMAEVRTELANHARTPFDPEPDTPIPQSIPREPKQRVMVFIKPDRNAPSLFEEAISQARSQQAALLFVSLIPIQLAYGEMEQFKAHLFRTLANGLRQCREHNLLWGLKLLENVDSERAAAGLLHQYGPDRILCGAPKSKGMLAKFRKDLVDTLRQAHCPVLEIAARDSRQA